In Caretta caretta isolate rCarCar2 chromosome 4, rCarCar1.hap1, whole genome shotgun sequence, one genomic interval encodes:
- the LOC125635850 gene encoding C-X-C motif chemokine 10, protein MYTGTHFVSGTPQPLPDIQESYRRTFALITMKGTWAVVLCSVLLLAAEIQGQLTYGHGRCSCTEKGSDFVQRKALGKIEVIPKSSSCDHVEIIATMKPTGEQRCLNPNSKWVQKIITTLTKKKSSQSTHRERRRAKDHFNRHVRFSDFRASGSLSSEQ, encoded by the exons ATGTACACTGGGACACACTTTGTCTCAGGCACTCCTCAACCTCTCCCAGACATCCAAGAATCATACAGAAGAACCTTCGCTCTCATCACCATGAAGGGAACCTGGGCTGTTGTCCTTTGTTCAGTGCTCCTGCTCGCGGCTGAAATTCAAG GGCAGCTGACCTATGGACATGGACGTTGCAGCTGCACAGAGAAAGGTTCTGATTTCGTTCAGCGAAAAGCCTTAGGAAAAATAGAAGTGATTCCTAAGAGCTCTTCCTGTGACCATGTTGAGATCAT TGCTACAATGAAGCCCACTGGAGAGCAAAGATGCTTGAACCCTAATTCCAAATGGGTACAGAAGATAATAACAACCCTCACCAAGAAAAA GTCTTCACAAAGCACTCACCGGGAAAGGAGAAGAGCTAAAGATCACTTCAACAGACACGTGAGATTTTCGGATTTCAGAGCTTCAGGCTCCCTCTCCAGTGAGCAATGA
- the LOC125635849 gene encoding C-X-C motif chemokine 10: protein MKGTWAVVLCSVLLLAAEIQGQLTYGHGHCTCKEKGSDFIQRKALGKIEVIPKSSSCDHVEIIATMKPTGEQRCLNPNSKWVQKIITTLTKKKSSQSTHWERRRAKDHFNRHVRFSDFSASGSLSSEQ, encoded by the exons ATGAAGGGAACCTGGGCTGTTGTCCTTTGTTCAGTGCTCCTGCTCGCGGCTGAAATTCAAG GGCAGCTGACCTATGGACATGGACATTGCACCTGCAAAGAGAAAGGTTCTGATTTCATTCAGCGAAAAGCCTTAGGAAAAATAGAAGTGATTCCCAAGAGCTCTTCCTGTGACCATGTTGAGATCAT TGCTACAATGAAGCCCACTGGAGAGCAAAGATGCTTGAACCCTAATTCCAAATGGGTACAGAAGATAATAACAACCCTCACCAAGAAAAA GTCTTCACAAAGCACTCACTGGGAAAGGAGAAGAGCTAAAGATCACTTCAACAGACACGTGAGATTTTCGGATTTCAGCGCTTCAGGCTCCCTCTCCAGTGAGCAATGA